The genomic stretch GCGATCGTCGACGGCTCCGTGCTGGTGGCCTTCGTCCACCACGCCGACCAGCGGCTGTACGTCTTCCGCCCCGACGCCCCCGACGCCGCCGGCCGGGAGCCGCGCCCGCTCACCCCGCTGTCCGCCGTCGGCGGCGGCCTGCGTCTCGCCGACCTCACCGTCGACGCCGCGCGGGGCGAGGTGCATGCGGTGCTGGAGGAGTTCACCGGCGAGGGCTCCCAGGACTGCCGGCGGCTGCCGGTCGCCGTACCGCTGGACGGCTCCGCCGCCGAGGACCGCGCCGCGATCCGCGAACTCGCGCCCGCCGCCCACCGCTTCGTCACCGCCCCCCGGACCTCCCCGGACGGCAGCCGCGCCGTCTGGCTGGCCTGGGACCACCCCCGGATGCCCTGGGACGGCACCGAGCTGCGGATCGCCCCGGTGGCCGCCGACGGCACGCTCGGCGAGGGCCGCACCCTCATCGGCGGCCCGGAGGAGTCCGTCACCCAGGCCGAATGGGCGCCCGACGGCAGCCTGCTCGCCGTCACCGACCGCACCGGCTGGTGGAACCTGCACCGCGTCGACCCCGAGACGGGCGACGCGGTCAACCTCTGCCCGCGCGAGGAGGAGTTCGGCGGCGCGCTGTGGCGCCTGGGCCAGCGCTGGTTCCGGCCGCTCGACAACGGGCTGATCGCCGTCCTGCACGGCGTCGGGGCGCCCCGCCTCGGGGTCCTCGACCCGGCGACGGGCGAGGTCACCGACGCCCCCGGCGGCTGGACCGAGTGGAGCCCCGTCCTCGCCGCCGCCGGCACCCGGGTCATCGGCATCGGCGCCGGCTCCCGCACCGGGCACGAGGTCGTCGAGCTCGACACCGCGACCGGGCGCACCCGCGTGCTCGGCAACGCCCACCACGACACCGTCGACCCGGCGTACCTGCCCGAGCCGCAGGCCCGCGTCTTCACCGGCCCCGGCGGGCGCGAGGTGCACGCCAGCGTCTACCCGCCGCGCAACCCCGCCGCCACCGGCGAGGGCCCCGCACCCTACGTGATGTGGGCGCACGGCGGCCCGACCAGCCGCGCCGCGACCGTCCTCGACCTGGAGATCGCGTACTTCACCTCGCGCGGCATCGGCGTGGCGGAGGTCAACTACGGCGGCTCCACCGGCTACGGCCGCGCCTACCGCAACCGGCTGCGCGACCAGTGGGGCGTCGTCGACGTCGAAGACTGCGCGGCCGTCGCCGAGGGACTGGTGGCCGAGGGTGCCGCCGACCCGCGGCGGCTGGCCGTCCGCGGCGGCAGCGCCGGCGGCTGGACCAGCGCCGCCGCGCTCACCAGCAGCACCACCTACGCCTGCGGCACGATCATCTACCCGATCCTGGACCTCACCGGCTGGTCCCTGAGCGGCGGTGAGACCCACGACTTCGAGTCCCACTACCTGGAGTCCCTGATCGGCCCGTTCGCCGAGGTGCCCGAGCGCTACCGCGACCGCTCGCCGGTCAACCGCGCGGACCGGGTCACCGTGCCGTTCCTGCTCCTCCAGGGCCTGGACGACCCGATCTGCCCGCCCGTGCAGTGCGAGCGGTTCCTCGAAGCCATCGCGGGCCGCGGCATCCCGCACGCCTACATCGCCTTCGAGGGCGAGAGCCACGGCTTCCGCAAGCTGGAGACCATGGTGGCCAGCCTGGAGGCCGAACTCTCGCTCTACGGGCAGGTCTTCGGCTTCGAGCCGGACGTGCCGCACCTGGGGCTGACCACATGACCGATCGGCTCACCAGGGTGTCCGACGTGGTCGGAGTGCCGGTGCCGGCCCTCATCCGGCCGCGCCGGCTCACCCCGGGCGACCGCGTCTCCGTGGTCGCCCCCAGCGGTCCGGTCCCCGCCGAACGGCTGGAGGCCGGTCTGGAACTGCTGCGGAGCTGGGAGCTGGAACCGGTCGTCGCTCCGCACGTCCTGGACGGCCACCCCTCCGGCTACCTCGCCGGGGCCGACCGGGCCAGGGCCGACGACCTCCAGGACGCCTGGTGCGACCCGACCACCGCCGCGGTCCTGTGCGCCCGCGGCGGCTACGGGGTGCAGCGGATGGTCGACCTGCTGGACTGGGACGAGATGCGCGCCGCGGCCCCCAAGGCGTTCATCGGCTACAGCGACATCACCGCCCTCCACGAGGCGTTCGCCACGAGGCTGGGGCTGGCGACGCTGCACGGGCCGATGGCCGCCACCGAGACCTTCCTCAAGGACGGTCCCACCCAGGAGGGCCTGCGCACGGCGCTGTTCGAGCCGGAGAAGGCCCTCGTGCTCGGCCCGGCCGGCGCCCGCACCCTGGTGCCCGGGCGGGCCGAGGGGGTCACCCTCGGCGGCTGCGTCAGCCTGCTTGCCGCCGACCTCGGCACCCCCTACGGCCGCCCCTCGGCCGCCGGGGGCATCCTCGCCATCGAGGACGTCGGCGAGGAGGTCTACCGGCTGGACCGCATCCTCACCCAGCTGCTCCGCTCCGGCTGGCTGGACGGGGTGTGCGGCATCGTCCTGGGCTCCTGGCAGGACTGCGGCCCCTACGAGAACGTACGGGCGCTCTTCCTGGACCTGCTCGGGCCGCTCGGGGTGCCCGTCGTCGAGGAGTTCGGCTTCGGCCACTGCCCCTCCACGATCACCCTGCCGTTCGGCGTCCCGGCCGTCCTGGACGCGCCCGCCGACCCGCAGGCCGCGCCGACCCTCACCTTCGGCGTCCCCGCGCTGGTTTGAACCGGCTCCGGCTCCGAGCCGTACGTCCGTGCCCGGCCGGGCGGGCCGGTCCGGGTGGGCACGGCCGGTCTGCCCGGCGACCGCTCCGGCGACGTTCCAGCCGTCGCCGGAGCGGGTTCGGAGCGGGGCCGGGACGGGTCCCGTGCGGTCCTGGATGGACCCGGGGCTGGGGAGGCGGGAGAGCCGGCCCCCGGGCCTCCGCGCGCGCCGTCGAGTCCCGTCGACGCTACGGAACGTGACGAATTGTCATATGCTTCCGGCCCATCCGCCGGGTCCCCCGTGAGAACCGCGACGGCCCGCGGGGGCAACCGGTTTCTGCGGGAGCCCGGTCCCCGCGGGGGTGCCGACCGGGCCGAGGGGGAGGCGGATCGGGTCGCACGCGGCGCCGCGCCATGCCGGGTGTGTCCGCCCCGCTGACTCCGGATGCGCTCCCGGGACCGCTGCGTCCACGGCGTGCTGCGTAGCGGCCCTGCGGCGCCTGACGTCCACGCACCGCCGGTGTCCTCCGTAGCCGGTCCGGTCGGCTCCACGGCCGGACCGCCGCCGACCTGCCCCGACGCGGCCGGCGTCCGGGCCGCCCGGCCGGTTCCCTTCCGGCGGGGGCCGGCGCGGACGTTTCGACTCGGCTCCGAGCGGTTCGGCGAGGCGTCGGTAGCACCGTTGACACCTCAGCGGCGCCATGACCTACTAACGGAACCGACTCGCAGGTCGCGTCGGGCTGGCGCGGGCGGGGGCCCGCAGCAGGGGGACTGCTGTGACGACCGAGCGATATCCGTCGACACGTGATGTTACTGAGAGTGCACGATTTCTGACGCTGAGATATGCGGGAATCTGCCGCCTGGAGGAGGTGGGCAGATCCCGGGCGGGCCGGCCGCTGCTGATGCTGAGCGTGGGCCAGGGGGAGCGCAGCGTCCTCGTCGTGGCGGGGCCGCACGCCAACGAGGCCGCGGTGGGCGGCGCCACGGCGCTGCACCTGGCCGAGCGGATCGCCGCCGACCGTGAGCTGGGCGTCGACGACGGCACCGCCTGGCACTTCCTGCTCTGTATCGACCCGGACGGCGCCGCCCTCAACGAGTCGTGGCTGTCGGGCCCCTACACGCTGCGCGGGCACTACGAGCACTTCTTCCGCCCGTGCGCCGCCGAGCAGCCCGAGTGGCTGCCCCGGGACGGCGCGCTGCGGGCCGCGCTGCCCGAGACCCGCGCGCTGGTGGGGGTGCTGGACCGGCTGCGGCCGGTGCTCCAGTGCTCCCTGCACTCCATCGACGTCGGCGGCAGCTTCGTCCAGCTCACCCGGGACGTGCCCGGAGTGCCGGAACGCATCGGCAAGTCCGCGGCGGAACTCGACATCCCGCTGGAGAGCGGCTCCTCCGACGCCTTCCAGTGGCCCAGCCCCGGGCCGGGCGTCTACGTGATGCCGGACAGCGACCGGGCCGTCGGCGACGGAGCCCACTCCACCTGGGCGCACGCCGAACGCTACGACGGGGTGACCGCCGTGGTCGAGGTGCCCATGTGGGCCTGCGACCGGTCCGCCGACACCACCCCGCACCCCGATCCGGACCGCGCCCTGCGGCTGGCGGGAGCCGCGCTGCGCCGGGACCTCCCGACCGTGGCGCGGGTGATGGCCCGCGTCGACCCCGAGCTGATCGGCGCCGACACGCCGATGCTGCGCACGGTCCGCGAACTGGTGGGCATCGGTCCGCAGCTGAGCGCCGAGTGGGACCCGGCGGTGCGCCCGCCGGACGCCGACCCGCTGCCGGAGATGACCACCGCGCGCGTCACCAGTATCGAGGTCTACGCCCAGCGCATTCCCCTGCGCGCGGCGGCGATGCTGCGCCGCATCGTCGGGGTGCCCGCGGTGACCGGGCTGGTGGACGACTGGTGCGAGGCGTACGAGACGGCCTACCGGCCGCGCTGGGTGCCGGTGGCCGATCAGGTGGAGCAGCAGGCGCGCAGCGTGCTGGCGGTGTACGAGGAGCTGAGCGGCTGATCCGCCCGGACCCGCGATCCCGGGTCACGTACCCCGTGCCGCCCCGCGTCCCGGTGCGGTGGGGCGCGGCCGGTGCGGGCTCAGGCGGACAGCGGCTTGCCCATGTGGACGCTCAGGTCGGCGTACCGGTAGTAGCCGAACGCGCCCACCGGCTCGTACCCGCACGACGTGTACAGCCGTATCGCCTCAGGCTGCTTCAGGCCCGTCTCCAGCACCATGCGGACACGCCCCGCCGCGGCGGCCGACGCCTCCAGCTCGGCCAGCACCGCCCGGGCGTGACCGCGCCCCCGGGCCGTGGGCACGACGAACATCCGCTTCAGCTCGGCGTCGCCCGGCTCGAAGCCCTCCGCGGCGTCGTCCTGGGCGCGCCAGCCGCCGCTGGCCACGGGCAGCCCGTCGGCGTCGTAGCCGAGCAGGTAGAGGCCCGCCGGCGGGTCGAAGTGGTCGGCGGCCATCGGCGTCCGGTCGCCCTCGTCGCCGTACCGCTCGGCGTACTCCTTCTGCACCAGGTCGTTGAGCAGCACCGCGTCCGGATGGTCGAAACGTGTCTTTCTGATCTCCACGCGCCCATGCTAGTGCCGCTCTCAGCAGGGTCTGCCCCGCTCGCCGCCCTGGCACGACCGTCCGCCGCGTTGCCGTACCGGCCGAGCAGGCCCGCTACGAGGCCGGTTCGGCGCCTTGCGGCTGACCGCACCAGGACACCTCGCTACCGGGCAGACCCCGCCGGTCACGGCCCGAGGCGCCCGCGCCGACAGCGCGGTCTCCCCCTGTGGACAAGTGATCCTCACCACCACCGTCCCGCGACCTGCCACGCCCCGCCGCCGTCCCGGCGGTGCGAGCCCCCGGCCGGCCCCGCACCGTGCGGCCGCCGGACGTCCGCCCCCGCGAGGCCCCGCCCCGTCCGCCGGGGCGGGCCGGGCCTCGCCCCGGGGTATCGTCCCCGGGTGAGTCTTACCGTCACCACCGTGAACGTCAACGGCCTGCGGGCCGCGGCCAAGAAGGGCTTCTCCGCCTGGCTGGAGGAGACCTCCGCCGACGTGGTCTGCCTCCAGGAAGTACGGGCCGAGCCCGACCAGCTGCCGGCCGAACTGCGCGAGCCCGCCGGATGGCACGCCTTCCACGCGCCCGCCGCCGCCAAGGGCCGCGCCGGTGTGTCCGTTCTCACCCGCCGCGAGCCGGTGGCCGTCCGCACCGGCTTCGCGGCCGACGAGTTCGCCGACTCGGGGCGCTATCTGGAGGTCGACCTGGGCCGGCCCGGCGTCACGGTGGGCTCCCTGTACCTGCCCTCGGGTGAGGTGGGAACGGAGCGGCAGGAGGAGAAGTACCGCTTCATGGCGGCCTTCGCCGACCACCTGGCCCGGCTGGAGGCCCGCGCCGCCGAGGAGGGCGGCCACGCGCTCGTGGTCGGCGACTGGAACATCGCCCACCGCGAGGCCGACATCCGCAACTGGCGGGCCAACCGGAACCGCGCCGGCTTCCTCCCCGAGGAGCGGGCCTGGCTCGACGGCCTCCTCGGCACCTGGACGGACGTGGTGCGCGCCCTCCACCCCGAGGGGGAGGGCCCCTACACGTGGTGGTCCTACCGCGGCCGCGCCTTCGACAACGACGCCGGCTGGCGCATCGACCACCACCTGGCCACCCCGGACCTGGCCAAGTCCGCTCTGCGCGCCACCGTCGAGCGCGCTCCCGCCTACGACCTCCGCTGGTCCGACCACGCTCCTGTGACGGTCACGTACGCCGTGTGACGTCCGCGCCGCCCGTCTCGTCGGCCGAGGCGGCGGCCTGGGTACCGGCCGGGCGACGTCCGCCCGGGCGGGTCCCGGGAACGCCCGCCGGGGCGGCGGCAATCCCGTGGAGCGGCGCGGTGGGGGGTGGCATGCTGGGCGTTGTGAGCCATGCCACGCGGCAGCGTCCGCTGATCACCGTGCACGTCCCCGCCGAGCTGCGGATCTTCCTGTCGGCGGGGCGGCGCGCGCCCGTGGTCGAGACCGCCGTCGACGGGGTGTCGACGCTGGGCCACCTCGTGGAGGCGCTGGGCATCCCGCTCACCGAGGTGGGCGGCCTCCGGGTGGACGGCGCGGACGCGCCCCGCAAGCACCTGCCGGCCGCCGGTGCGGACGTCGAGGTACTCCCGGTGCCGCGCCCGCAGCGGGTCCCGGGTGCCCCCCTGCGCTTCCTGCTGGACGTCCATCTCGGCACGCTGGCCCGGCGGTTGCGCCTCCTCGGCATCGACGCGGCCTACGAGAACGAGGACATCGGGGACCCGGCGCTCGCCGCCCGGTCCGCGGCGGAGCGGCGGGTGCTGCTCTCCCGCGACCGGGGCCTGCTGCGGCGGCGCGAGCTGTGGTGCGGCGGCTACGTCTACAGCGACCGCCCCGACGTCCAACTGGCCGACGTCCTGGAGCGGTTCGCCCCCGAACTCGCCCCGTGGACGCGGTGCGTCGCCTGCAACGGCCAACTCGTGCCCGCCGACAAGGCGTCGGTGCGGGACAGCCTCCAGCAGGGCACCCGCGCCACCTACGACGTCTTCGCCCAGTGCGCCGCCTGCGACCGCGTCTACTGGAAGGGCGCGCACCACGCCGACCTGGAGGCCGTCGTGGAGTGGGCGATGGACGCGTACGGCTCGCAGGGCGCGGCCCGCGGCTGATCGTCCTACCGCTGATCGTCCTACCGCTGAACGTCCGTCAACGGCACGTCGCGGGCGGCGGCGAAGGACCCCCGCCCGCGAACGGCCCTCACTCCTGCGGCTGGTCCCGCTCCGCCTCCAGGCGGTCGCGCAGGGCCTCCAGCACGCCCGCCGCGTCCGGCAGCTCCGCCGCTCGGCAGCGGGTGATGCCCTCGGTGAGGCGCGCCACGGCGGCGGGCACGTCCTTCAGGAAGGTGCCCTCGATGTGTGCCGCGACCCGCAGCGCCTCCGCGCGCGGCTGCTCGCCGGCCGGGCCGCCCTCCTCGTGGGACGCGACGGCCTGCTCCAGCTCGGCCACGGCCTCCTCGAAGCGGCCGTCCTCCGCGTAGGCGCGGCCGCGCTGGTAGTGGACCGTGCCGACGTGGAACCAGCGGGGGAAGTCCTTCTCGTCCGAGGGCACCTCGGCGATCAGTGCGTCCGCCTCGGCAAGCCGGGCCAGCGCGTCGGGTACCCCTTCGGGACCGTGCTCCGCCACGCCCAGCCGGGCGAACTCGCGCATCATGTCCAGCACGGCGCCCGGCCGCGGTGCCCGGCCGTTGGAGTCGACGGCCCGCTGGTAGGCCTGATCCGCGGCCTCCCACCGGCCGGCCCGGGCCAGCGCCGTCGCCGCTTCGGAGGCGACCAGGGTGTGCGTGAACTGCTCGTCGCTCCAGCCGCCGACGGTGTCGGCGAGCCGCACGAACTCGTCCGCCGCGGCCCGAGTCTCGCCCAACCCGGCCAGTCCGCGTGCCAGGTTGAGCCGGATCTGCGCCGACAGGCGCGGGTTGACACCGTCCTCGTCGAGCACCGCCGACTCCAGCACCGCCACCGCGTCCGCCGGCCGGTCCAAGGCGCCGAGCACGTCCGCCAGCTCCATCCGGACCTGGGCGGCGTGCTCGTCGCTGCCGCTGGAGCCGTCGCGGTCCAGCCGGTCGGCGGCCTCCGAAAGGTGCCGTACCGCGGCCTCAAGGTCGCCGCTGTGGGCGCAGGCGTGCCCCAGCAGCGCGTACAAGGGGCCCAGCGACAGCGAGTCGTCGGGCCAGCGCGCCGCTGCCGCGAGGGCCTGGTGGCACAACTCCACCGCCTCCACGGGCCGGCCGGCGAAGACCGTGAACTGCGCCAGCAGCGCCAGCGGACGCGGGGTACGCCAGGGCTGCCCGGCCTGCTCCAGCAGCGTGAGCGCCGACTTCAACTCCGCGAGGGCCCGCTCAAGTTCGCCGGAACGGGCGGCCACGTCGGCCGAGTACTGCAGGGCCTGGGCGGGGCGCGGCGGCGACTCCAGCCGCTCCGCCTCGGCCAGCAGATGTCCCACCGCCGCGTCGAACGCCGCCCGTTCGGCGGGTCCCGGCTCGTCCCCACCGCCGACCAGCGGCTCGCGTGCCGCCAGCGCGACGCACTGCAGAACGGTCAGGTAGCGGTTCGGCTCGATGGCCCCGGCGGCCGACAGCTCCGCTGCCCGTGCCTGTTCGGCGGCGAGTGCGGCGCGTGCCTCGGCGACCCCGTTGGCGCCGTCCGCAGCACCGGCCGCGGCGCTGTCCGCCGCGCCGTCCGCAGGGCTGCCCGAGGTGCCGTCCGAGGCACCCTGCGAGGCCGCGGTGACCAGCGCGGTGGCCGCCCGGGCCCGCGCCGTGCACGCGTGGCCCGGCTGCCCGGCGGCCTCGTACGCGTCGGCGGCCCGCAGCAGCGCCTCCCGGCCGCTCGCCCACTCCTCGCGGTGGAGCGCCCGCAGCCCCTGATGCTCCGCCACCTCGGCCCGCAGCACCTCCAACGGGCCCAGCGTCTCGTCGTGTGCGTACTGCGGGGTGTCCAGCAGGGCGGCGAGGCGGTCCCACAACGCGTCCGCGGCGGGGCGGCCCTCGGCTGCCCACTCCCGGACCTGCCGCACCAGCGCCGGCCCGTCCACCGGCTGCTGTCCGGCGGCGGCCGGCGGTTGGGCCGGCGCGGCCTGCGGCAGCCGGGTCGTGGCCCGCAGGCCCAGGGCCAGCGGTTCGTCGAGCAGCGGCAGCCGCTCCAGCCGCTCGCGCCGCCGGTCGCTCACCGCCGTGGTCCCGTTGCGGGCGTCGAACGCGGCGGCCAGCGCGTCGCCCCGCCCGCCGACGTGCACCAGCAGTTCGGCCACCGTCCAGTTGCGGCCGGGCGGCCCGGCCACCGCCAGCGCGCCGTGCCCCTGCCCGGCCAGCCGCGCCAGCAGCACCTGCACCCCGGTCAGCCAGGACAGCAGGGTCAGCGGGGCGCCCGCGCTCTCGAACAGCACCCGGTTCTCGGCCAGGATCTCCAGGCCGCGCGCCTCGTTGCGGGTGAGCGCGCAGAACTCCACGTGCCGGCCGACACTCTCGGCCATGTCCTGCTTGCCGCGGGCGAACCGGTAACCGGACAGGTGGTAGGAGCGGGCGTCGTCCAGCCGGCCCGCCCGGACCAGCGGCAGCAGCGCGTAGGCCATGCTGGCGTACGGCTCCTCCAGGCAGGTC from Actinacidiphila yeochonensis CN732 encodes the following:
- a CDS encoding dipeptidyl-peptidase 5; the protein is MTTDATTATLAYGTWPSPIDAAGAAAHDGAPEFVGTIGEEVWWTAPRPAEAGRRALVRRLPDGTEQIPLAAPWNVRSRVIEYGGTPWAGAIVDGSVLVAFVHHADQRLYVFRPDAPDAAGREPRPLTPLSAVGGGLRLADLTVDAARGEVHAVLEEFTGEGSQDCRRLPVAVPLDGSAAEDRAAIRELAPAAHRFVTAPRTSPDGSRAVWLAWDHPRMPWDGTELRIAPVAADGTLGEGRTLIGGPEESVTQAEWAPDGSLLAVTDRTGWWNLHRVDPETGDAVNLCPREEEFGGALWRLGQRWFRPLDNGLIAVLHGVGAPRLGVLDPATGEVTDAPGGWTEWSPVLAAAGTRVIGIGAGSRTGHEVVELDTATGRTRVLGNAHHDTVDPAYLPEPQARVFTGPGGREVHASVYPPRNPAATGEGPAPYVMWAHGGPTSRAATVLDLEIAYFTSRGIGVAEVNYGGSTGYGRAYRNRLRDQWGVVDVEDCAAVAEGLVAEGAADPRRLAVRGGSAGGWTSAAALTSSTTYACGTIIYPILDLTGWSLSGGETHDFESHYLESLIGPFAEVPERYRDRSPVNRADRVTVPFLLLQGLDDPICPPVQCERFLEAIAGRGIPHAYIAFEGESHGFRKLETMVASLEAELSLYGQVFGFEPDVPHLGLTT
- a CDS encoding S66 peptidase family protein, which produces MTDRLTRVSDVVGVPVPALIRPRRLTPGDRVSVVAPSGPVPAERLEAGLELLRSWELEPVVAPHVLDGHPSGYLAGADRARADDLQDAWCDPTTAAVLCARGGYGVQRMVDLLDWDEMRAAAPKAFIGYSDITALHEAFATRLGLATLHGPMAATETFLKDGPTQEGLRTALFEPEKALVLGPAGARTLVPGRAEGVTLGGCVSLLAADLGTPYGRPSAAGGILAIEDVGEEVYRLDRILTQLLRSGWLDGVCGIVLGSWQDCGPYENVRALFLDLLGPLGVPVVEEFGFGHCPSTITLPFGVPAVLDAPADPQAAPTLTFGVPALV
- a CDS encoding M14 family zinc carboxypeptidase, with the translated sequence MTTERYPSTRDVTESARFLTLRYAGICRLEEVGRSRAGRPLLMLSVGQGERSVLVVAGPHANEAAVGGATALHLAERIAADRELGVDDGTAWHFLLCIDPDGAALNESWLSGPYTLRGHYEHFFRPCAAEQPEWLPRDGALRAALPETRALVGVLDRLRPVLQCSLHSIDVGGSFVQLTRDVPGVPERIGKSAAELDIPLESGSSDAFQWPSPGPGVYVMPDSDRAVGDGAHSTWAHAERYDGVTAVVEVPMWACDRSADTTPHPDPDRALRLAGAALRRDLPTVARVMARVDPELIGADTPMLRTVRELVGIGPQLSAEWDPAVRPPDADPLPEMTTARVTSIEVYAQRIPLRAAAMLRRIVGVPAVTGLVDDWCEAYETAYRPRWVPVADQVEQQARSVLAVYEELSG
- a CDS encoding GNAT family N-acetyltransferase, whose translation is MEIRKTRFDHPDAVLLNDLVQKEYAERYGDEGDRTPMAADHFDPPAGLYLLGYDADGLPVASGGWRAQDDAAEGFEPGDAELKRMFVVPTARGRGHARAVLAELEASAAAAGRVRMVLETGLKQPEAIRLYTSCGYEPVGAFGYYRYADLSVHMGKPLSA
- a CDS encoding exodeoxyribonuclease III; protein product: MSLTVTTVNVNGLRAAAKKGFSAWLEETSADVVCLQEVRAEPDQLPAELREPAGWHAFHAPAAAKGRAGVSVLTRREPVAVRTGFAADEFADSGRYLEVDLGRPGVTVGSLYLPSGEVGTERQEEKYRFMAAFADHLARLEARAAEEGGHALVVGDWNIAHREADIRNWRANRNRAGFLPEERAWLDGLLGTWTDVVRALHPEGEGPYTWWSYRGRAFDNDAGWRIDHHLATPDLAKSALRATVERAPAYDLRWSDHAPVTVTYAV
- a CDS encoding Mut7-C RNAse domain-containing protein, yielding MLGVVSHATRQRPLITVHVPAELRIFLSAGRRAPVVETAVDGVSTLGHLVEALGIPLTEVGGLRVDGADAPRKHLPAAGADVEVLPVPRPQRVPGAPLRFLLDVHLGTLARRLRLLGIDAAYENEDIGDPALAARSAAERRVLLSRDRGLLRRRELWCGGYVYSDRPDVQLADVLERFAPELAPWTRCVACNGQLVPADKASVRDSLQQGTRATYDVFAQCAACDRVYWKGAHHADLEAVVEWAMDAYGSQGAARG